The Arachis ipaensis cultivar K30076 chromosome B07, Araip1.1, whole genome shotgun sequence genome includes a window with the following:
- the LOC107607600 gene encoding protein FAR1-RELATED SEQUENCE 5-like: MDQSIYEEASYDTAYDVSDHSNFIDVNVPSLSVEDIQRVDKEKESVDVIQLEDDATLSDHTGIPIEKIPYVGLRFVLLQQTQEFYSNYTKKVWFVTRIRNTNFDKNKKESRIPINQLIHYSREGYQESRVKAATRDNDEASIQPNKTYLALANEIGDSSKLGYSEKDVTNYITSNLRCADENADVNEMISYSMQMKDINPNFFYAVDVDKANKFKSALWIDARCKAFYEYYGDVVSFDTTYRRNKHGLLFSSFVGVNHHGKSTLLGCALLENEEIHSFEWIFKQWLKCMGTPPKAIIMDQCKSMFGAIRNVLLDTCHRWCIWLIMKKILHKLGGYARYREIDIRMHGTVWNARSVKSFEKDWCAFIVEFNLEQNRWLSGEFWAGNRSTQRSESMHAFFGGYLHYKSGLVQFMHEYDNMLGNKEPKESKDDAVDSKGVVPCSSSSTIERQFQREYTTFKFREVQQEFKKKGDCLVCGVTQDGDLFCVTVNEKYLLYGEPRSWTNSVKFDPATHKIRCEYNMFESRCILFCDCLAVFFYYGVDRVPSCYVLLRWSKNVQHKHTFIKSSHDEKQSDESHNLFRGLCSHFFNVAQDFVTCEKEAVMLYSSLDELRAKLFDYRSNLGPRSVPTTQNSMVIQCDPALGSSDI; this comes from the exons ATGGATCAATCAATTTATGAAGAAGCATCGTACGACACTGCATATGATGTGAGTGATCATTCTAATTTCATTGATGTTAATGTCCCGTCTCTGAGTGTAGAAGACATACAACGTGTGGACAAG GAAAAAGAATCTGTAGACGTTATTcaattagaggatgatgctacg TTGTCCGATCACACTGGAATTCCAATAGAGAAAATTCCGTACGTAGGATTGAGATTTGTTTTGTTGCAGCAGACACAAGAGTTCTATTCTAATTATACAAAGAAAGTTTGGTTCGTGACTAGGATTAGAAATACCAACTTTGACAAGAACAAGAAGGAATCAAGGATACCCATCAACCAATTGATACACTACAGTCGTGAAGGTTATCAGGAGTCTCGAGTGAAGGCAGCAACTCGG GACAACGATGAGGCTAGCATACAGCCCAACAAGACTTATCTCGCACTGGCGAACGAGATTGGTGACTCGTCGAAGTTGGGTTACTCAGAAAAGGATGTGACAAACTACATTACGAGCAATCTGCGTTGTGCTGACGAAAACGCAGATGTGAATGAAATGATTAGCTATTCCATGCAAATGAAAGATATCAATCCGAATTTCTTTTATGCAGTTGATGTGGACAAAGCTAACAAGTTTAAGAGTGCGCTCTGGATAGATGCAAGATGCAAGGCGTTCTATGAATATTATGGAGATGTGGTATCGTTTGATACAACATACAGAAGAAACAA GCACGGacttctgttttcatcttttgtTGGTGTCAACCATCATGGCAAGTCCACTCTGCTCGGATGTGCTTTGCTGGAAAACGAGGAAATTCATAGCTTTGAGTGGATTTTTAAGCAATGGTTGAAGTGCATGGGAACTCCCCCAAAGGCCATCATCATGGACCAGTGCAAATCCATGTTTGGTGCTATTAGAAATGTCCTTCTAGATACTTGCCACCGATGGTGCATATGGCTCATAATGAAGAAGATACTGCATAAGCTTGGAGGATATGCTCGATACAGAGAAATAGATATTAGAATGCATGGCACAGTTTGGAATGCCCGGTCTGTGAAATCTTTCGAGAAGGATTGGTGTGCATTCATTGTTGAGTTTAACTTAGAGCAAAATAGATGGCTATCAG GTGAATTTTGGGCTGGTAATAGAAGTACCCAACGGAGTGAAAGTATGCACGCCTTTTTCGGTGGTTACTTGCATTACAAGAGTGGACTGGTTCAGTTCATGCATGAGTATGACAACATGCTTGGGAACAAGGAGCCGAAGGAGTCGAAGGATGATGCTGTAGACTCTAAAGGAGTTGTCCCCTGTTCATCGAGCTCTACAATTGAAAGACAATTTCAGCGTGAGTACACAACCTTTAAGTTTAGGGAAGTACAACAGGAATTCAAGAAAAAAGGAGATTGTTTAGTCTGTGGTGTGACTCAAGATGGCGATTTATTTTGTGTGACCGTGAATGAGAAATACCTACTATATGGGGAGCCTAGGTCCTGGACGAACAGTGTCAAGTTTGACCCAGCGACACACAAGATTCGGTGCGAGTACAACATGTTTGAATCAAGATGTATTCTTTTTTGTGATTGTCTTGCTGTGTTCTTTTATTACGGAGTAGACAGAGTACCATCTTGCTATGTGCTCCTTCGATGGAGCAAGAATGTACAACACAAACACACTTTCATCAAGAGCAGCCATGACGAAAAGCAATCCGATGAAAGCCACAACTTATTTAGAGGACTGTGTTCACACTTCTTTAATGTTGCCCAGGATTTCGTGACATGTGAAAAAGAAGCGGTCATGTTATATTCGAGTCTTGATGAGTTAAGGGCCAAGCTGTTTGATTATCGCTCGAACTTAGGACCTAGAAGTGTTCCAACTACACAGAACAGCATGGTGATACAGTGTGACCCCGCTCTTGGTTCATCTGACATTTGA